In Phragmites australis chromosome 16, lpPhrAust1.1, whole genome shotgun sequence, one DNA window encodes the following:
- the LOC133895712 gene encoding NAC domain-containing protein 30-like yields MDEQHQAPCVPPGFRFHPTEEELVGYYLARKVASQKIDLDIIREVDLYRIEPWDLQERCSYYGGGSAGTGGQEEEPTEYYLFSYKDRKYPSSTRTNRATAAGFWKATGRDKPVLSSRSVAVSVIGMRKTLVFYRGRTPNSRKTDWIIHEYRLQSNEHAPVQEEGWVVCRAFQKPMPSQQQRHSCYAGSYPAGYANMPSSYYYANMSSTAAAPPAPNDHSLAESKLQVQFISDMPPLQSPAGVDGGQSYDQASAAESSSAVDWNLLSSLLPSTQLNFHQHPSSPSCSKNNDI; encoded by the exons ATGGATGAGCAGCATCAGGCACCATGCGTACCCCCAGGGTTCAGGTTCCACCCGACGGAGGAGGAGCTGGTAGGGTACTACCTCGCCAGGAAGGTGGCCTCCCAGAAGATCGACCTCGACATCATCCGCGAGGTGGATCTCTACAGGATCGAGCCATGGGATCTCCAAG AGAGGTGCAGCTACTACGGCGGCGGTAGTGCCGGAACCggggggcaggaggaggagccgacGGAGTATTACCTCTTCAGCTACAAGGACCGCAAGTACCCCAGCAGCACGCGCACCAaccgcgccaccgccgccggcttCTGGAAGGCCACCGGCAGGGACAAGCCCGTCCTCTCCTCCAGGTCGGTCGCCGTCAGTGTCATCGGGATGAGGAAGACGCTCGTCTTCTACCGCGGCCGCACGCCCAACAGCAGGAAGACCGACTGGATCATCCACGAGTACCGCCTCCAATCCAACGAGCACGCGCCCGTGCAGGAGGAAGGGTGGGTGGTGTGCCGCGCGTTCCAGAAGCCGATGCCCAGCCAACAGCAGAGACACAGCTGCTACGCCGGCAGCTATCCCGCCGGCTACGCCAACATGCCCAGCAGCTACTACTACGCCAACATGAGCAGCACCGCAGCTGCACCACCGGCGCCGAACGATCACAGCTTGGCCGAGTCCAAGCTGCAGGTGCAGTTCATCTCCGACATGCCGCCGCTCCAGAGCCCAGCCGGCGTCGACGGTGGCCAGAGCTATGATCAAGCCTCCGCGGCGGAGTCGTCGTCCGCCGTCGATTGGAACCTGTTGAGCAGCCTGCTGCCGTCCACACAGCTCAATTTCCATCAGCATCCGTCTTCTCCTTCTTGCTCTAAAAACAATGACATCTGA